Proteins from a genomic interval of Hemicordylus capensis ecotype Gifberg chromosome 14, rHemCap1.1.pri, whole genome shotgun sequence:
- the KCNJ9 gene encoding G protein-activated inward rectifier potassium channel 3, which translates to MAKENSAFSTIPETPVSEPKAPIASRPVKSAALKRLGEEPEKAEKKRGRQRYVEKDGKCNVQHGNVRETYRYLTDIFTTLVDLKWRFSLLVFILAYAITWLFFGLIWWFIAYCRGDLDHLEDSTWTPCVNNLNGFVSAFLFSIETETTIGYGHRVITDKCPEGIILLLLQAILGSMVNAFMVGCMFVKISQPNKRAETLVFSTHAVISLRDDRLCLMFRVGDLRNSHIVEASIRVKLIKSKQTQEGEFIPLNQTDINVGFETGDDRLFLVSPLIISHEINEHSPFWEVSKDQLAKDDFEIVVILEGMVEATGMTCQARSSYLMDEVLWGHRFMSVLSLEDGFYEVDYNSFHQTFEVPTPSCSAQEMAEATARMDAHLYWSIPSQLDEKAEEGGKERNGNLASTESESKV; encoded by the exons ATGGCAAAAGAAAACTCGGCCTTCTCCACCATCCCCGAGACCCCCGTATCGGAACCGAAGGCGCCGATCGCTTCCCGCCCGGTCAAATCGGCGGCCCTGAAACGCCTGGGTGAGGAGCCCGAGAAGGCCGAGAAGAAACGAGGGCGCCAGCGGTACGTGGAGAAGGACGGCAAGTGCAACGTCCAGCATGGCAACGTGCGGGAGACCTACCGCTACCTCACCGACATCTTCACCACCCTGGTGGACCTGAAGTGGCGCTTCAGCCTGCTGGTCTTCATCTTGGCCTATGCCATCACGTGGCTCTTCTTCGGCCTCATCTGGTGGTTCATCGCCTACTGCCGGGGCGACCTGGACCACCTCGAGGACAGTACCTGGACGCCTTGCGTCAACAACCTGAACGGATTCGTCTCGGCCTTCCTCTTTTCCATCGAGACGGAGACCACCATCGGCTACGGGCACCGAGTCATCACCGATAAGTGCCCGGAGGGGatcatcttgctgctgctgcaggccatCTTGGGCTCGATGGTGAACGCCTTCATGGTGGGCTGCATGTTCGTCAAGATCTCCCAGCCCAACAAGCGGGCGGAGACGCTGGTCTTCTCCACCCACGCGGTGATCTCGCTGAGGGACGATCGCCTGTGCCTCATGTTCCGGGTGGGGGACCTGCGGAACTCCCACATCGTGGAGGCCTCGATCCGGGTCAAGCTGATCAAGTCCAAGCAGACCCAGGAGGGGGAGTTCATCCCCCTCAACCAGACAGACATCAACGTGGGCTTCGAGACCGGCGACGAccgcctcttcctggtctccccTCTCATCATCAGCCACGAAATCAATGAGCACAGCCCCTTCTGGGAGGTCTCCAAAGACCAGCTGGCGAAGGACGACTTTGAGATCGTCGTCATCTTGGAAGGGATGGTGGAGGCCACAG GGATGACGTGTCAAGCCCGGAGCTCCTACCTGATGGATGAGGTCCTCTGGGGCCACCGCTTCATGTCTGTCCTCTCCTTGGAGGACGGCTTTTACGAGGTGGATTACAACAGCTTCCATCAGACCTTCGAGGTCCCCACGCCCAGCTGTAGTGCCCAGGAGATGGCGGAGGCCACGGCTCGCATGGACGCCCACCTCTATTGGTCCATCCCGAGCCAGCTGGATGAGAAGGCGGAGGAAGGGGGCAAAGAGAGGAACGGTAACCTCGCCAGCACCGAGAGCGAATCCAAGGTCTAA